Proteins from a single region of Juglans microcarpa x Juglans regia isolate MS1-56 chromosome 5S, Jm3101_v1.0, whole genome shotgun sequence:
- the LOC121267106 gene encoding uncharacterized protein LOC121267106: MIQDCPQITPGGASTPSAKPKIAAKAKVYAFTPGEVDLEADETADARVITGKVRLKQYVVCALFDFGASRSFISSRCVRSCELEAEPMSQKVLVAILDGKVIGCTSVVKNGPLEITNLVLTAYLIVFHLMEFNLILGMNWLSRHYAKIDCQRREVVFDLPAQERICYMGEAIRLDPSVVMPEQVKKSLMNGDIVYLVMMTNITEEPK, from the exons ATGATCCAGGATTGTCCGCAGATTACACCTGGAGGAGCATCAACGCCAAGCGCTAAACCCAAGATTGCTGCGAAAGCTAAGGTTTATGCTTTTACGCCAGGAGAGGTAGACCTAGAAGCTGACGAAACGGCAGATGCGAGAGTAATTACTG GTAAAGTTAGATTGAAGCAGTACGTGGTCTGTGCTTTGTTTGATTTCGGGGCATCAAGGTCTTTTATCTCTAGTAGATGCGTGCGATCGTGTGAGCTCGAGGCTGAGCCGATGTCTCAAAAAGTCTTAGTAGCTATTCTAGACGGGAAAGTAATTGGTTGCACAAGTGTAGTTAAGAATGGCCCGTTGGAAATCACAAACTTAGTTTTGACCGCATATTTGATTGTCTTCCATTTGATGGAATTCAACCTAATCCTAGGAATGAACTGGTTGTCTAGGCATTATGCCAAGATAGACTGTCAAAGGCGGGAAGTGGTATTCGATCTACCTGCTCAAGAAAGGATCTGTTATATGGGTGAGGCTATTCGGCTTGATCCATCCGTGGTAATGCCTGAACAAGTCAAGAAGAGTTTGATGAATGGGGACATCGTTTATCTAGTGATGATGACAAACATAACAGAAGAACCTAAATAA